Proteins encoded by one window of Streptomyces sp. ALI-76-A:
- a CDS encoding MFS transporter, with protein sequence MTTTFDHGAPSPGKTDSGRRGSHAVRWWVLVVLGVAQLMVTLDATVVNIALPAAQHDLGFSDANRQWVVTGYALAFGSLLLLGGRLGDLFGRRTTFVTGLIGFAGASVVGGAATSFDMLVAARVAQGLFAALLAPAALSLLSVTFTQRSERAKAFGIFSALSGAGAAVGLLLGGMLTEWASWRWVMYVNVIFAGVALVGALLWLARPAAAERPKLDIPGSIVVSAALFGIVYGFAHVESTSWTDPVALGSMIGGLVLVAVFAWMELRVAHPLLPLRVVLDRTRGGSFLAVFVMGMGMFSIFLFLTYYLEASIGYSPIEAGLSFLPMVGGIVAASTTVPALLLPKVGPKVVISVSFLVAASGMALLTQLTLDSAYVANIMPGMILLGLGLGGAMTTAFQGATSGLHHEDAGVASALINTGQQVGGSISTALLTTVASSAATDYLSSHKPGTLTVAQAGVESYTATLAWGAGIFVVGAALTALLMPNTTLAPSEGEPVIAH encoded by the coding sequence ATGACTACCACGTTCGATCACGGGGCACCTTCCCCCGGGAAAACAGACTCGGGCCGCCGCGGCTCACATGCCGTGCGCTGGTGGGTACTTGTCGTGCTCGGCGTGGCACAGCTCATGGTCACCCTCGATGCGACCGTTGTGAATATCGCGCTGCCCGCGGCTCAGCACGACCTCGGTTTCAGTGACGCCAACCGGCAGTGGGTCGTCACGGGCTACGCCCTGGCCTTCGGCAGCCTGCTGCTGCTCGGTGGCCGCCTCGGCGACCTGTTCGGCCGACGCACCACCTTCGTGACCGGCCTGATCGGTTTCGCGGGCGCGTCCGTCGTCGGCGGTGCGGCCACCAGCTTCGACATGCTCGTCGCGGCACGTGTGGCTCAGGGCCTCTTCGCAGCACTGCTCGCGCCCGCGGCGCTCTCGCTGCTCAGCGTGACCTTCACTCAGCGGTCCGAAAGGGCGAAGGCCTTCGGCATCTTCAGTGCGTTGTCCGGCGCGGGCGCCGCGGTCGGACTGCTGCTCGGCGGCATGCTCACCGAATGGGCGTCATGGCGTTGGGTGATGTACGTGAACGTCATCTTCGCGGGCGTCGCGCTGGTCGGTGCGCTGCTGTGGCTGGCCAGGCCTGCGGCCGCCGAGCGACCCAAGCTCGACATTCCGGGCAGCATCGTGGTGAGCGCCGCGCTGTTCGGCATCGTGTACGGGTTCGCGCACGTCGAATCCACCAGTTGGACCGATCCGGTCGCCCTGGGTTCCATGATCGGCGGCTTGGTGCTGGTCGCGGTATTCGCATGGATGGAGCTCAGGGTCGCGCATCCGCTGCTGCCGCTGCGAGTCGTGCTGGACCGGACCCGGGGTGGTTCGTTCCTGGCCGTGTTCGTCATGGGGATGGGGATGTTCTCGATCTTTCTGTTCCTGACCTATTACCTGGAGGCCAGCATCGGCTACTCGCCGATCGAGGCCGGTCTGTCCTTCCTGCCCATGGTCGGGGGCATCGTCGCCGCATCGACCACGGTGCCCGCGCTGCTGCTGCCCAAGGTCGGCCCGAAGGTCGTGATCAGCGTCAGCTTCCTGGTCGCGGCATCCGGTATGGCCTTGCTGACCCAGCTCACGCTGGACAGCGCCTACGTCGCCAACATCATGCCGGGCATGATCCTGCTGGGCCTCGGCCTCGGCGGGGCGATGACCACGGCGTTCCAGGGTGCGACCTCAGGACTGCACCACGAGGACGCGGGCGTCGCCTCGGCGCTGATCAACACCGGCCAGCAGGTGGGCGGCTCGATCAGCACGGCGCTGCTGACCACCGTCGCCTCGTCGGCCGCGACCGACTACCTGTCCTCGCACAAGCCCGGCACGCTGACCGTGGCGCAGGCCGGGGTCGAGAGCTACACGGCCACGCTGGCGTGGGGCGCCGGGATCTTCGTGGTCGGAGCGGCACTCACGGCGCTCCTGATGCCGAACACGACGTTGGCTCCGTCGGAGGGCGAGCCCGTCATCGCCCACTGA
- a CDS encoding TetR/AcrR family transcriptional regulator: MSTEVKAASSRERLLEAAATLTYRDGVGIGIDALCKAAGVSKRSMYQLFESKDELLAASLEERASAFITTLLPEADDGRSARARTLHVFEQVEQQAGAPEFRGCRYLAVQIELKDQSHPASRVAHRIKGNLTAFFRAEAERGGAADPDLLARQLSVVFDGASARAGIGADSLTGLIVPTVATLLDAAGVR, translated from the coding sequence ATGAGCACTGAAGTGAAAGCAGCCAGCTCCCGAGAGCGGCTACTGGAGGCGGCGGCCACGCTCACCTACCGAGACGGCGTCGGCATCGGCATCGACGCGCTGTGCAAGGCGGCGGGGGTGTCCAAGCGCTCCATGTACCAGCTGTTCGAGAGCAAGGACGAACTGCTGGCAGCGAGCCTGGAGGAACGCGCTTCCGCCTTCATCACGACACTCCTGCCCGAGGCCGACGACGGCCGCTCGGCCCGCGCGCGGACCCTGCACGTCTTCGAGCAGGTGGAACAGCAGGCGGGGGCACCCGAGTTCCGAGGATGCCGGTACCTGGCCGTGCAGATCGAACTGAAGGACCAGAGCCATCCGGCGAGCCGGGTGGCCCACCGGATCAAGGGAAACCTGACGGCGTTCTTCCGCGCCGAGGCCGAACGGGGCGGAGCTGCCGATCCCGACCTGCTGGCCCGGCAGCTCAGCGTGGTCTTCGACGGCGCCAGCGCCCGCGCGGGGATCGGAGCCGACAGCCTCACCGGCCTCATCGTCCCCACGGTGGCCACCCTGCTCGACGCGGCAGGCGTACGCTGA
- a CDS encoding NAD(P)-binding domain-containing protein, producing MTGHHRTPVTVIGLGSMGSALAEAFIDAGHRTTVWNRTASKALPLVSKGAVHAQTVDEAVAASPLIIACLTTYESTIEALEPATATLEGRALVSLNSGSPAGARQMAEWALGHGARYLGGAIKNVPSAVGAEDTLLYYGGDNTVFDEFASTLRVLGGDTVYLGADADLAALYEMAVGGTLLPALVGFFQGAAAVQARGLEVASMVRFSIKWFEMINSVLPVFAEEIDRGDYSRPASSVSLFLAGAAHDEELGREANLDMEWHKPFHDLLKRAVEAGYGDHSISALTEILKNPAPTA from the coding sequence ATGACCGGGCACCACCGCACTCCCGTGACCGTCATCGGGTTGGGCTCGATGGGCAGCGCGTTGGCTGAGGCATTCATTGACGCCGGACACCGGACCACCGTCTGGAACAGGACAGCATCCAAGGCCCTGCCGCTCGTGTCCAAGGGCGCTGTTCACGCGCAGACGGTGGACGAGGCGGTCGCGGCGAGTCCGCTGATCATCGCCTGTCTGACCACATACGAGAGCACCATCGAGGCCCTGGAACCGGCCACTGCCACGCTGGAGGGGCGGGCCCTGGTGAGCCTGAACAGCGGTTCGCCGGCCGGTGCCCGTCAGATGGCCGAATGGGCGCTCGGGCACGGCGCGCGTTACCTCGGCGGGGCGATCAAGAACGTGCCGTCCGCCGTCGGAGCTGAGGACACCCTCCTGTATTACGGCGGCGACAACACCGTCTTCGACGAGTTCGCGTCGACGCTGCGGGTGTTGGGCGGTGACACCGTATATCTCGGTGCCGACGCCGATCTCGCTGCCCTGTACGAGATGGCGGTGGGTGGCACCCTGCTGCCTGCGCTCGTCGGCTTCTTCCAGGGTGCGGCAGCGGTGCAGGCGCGTGGACTTGAGGTGGCCTCAATGGTGCGGTTCAGCATCAAGTGGTTCGAGATGATCAACTCGGTGCTGCCGGTCTTCGCAGAGGAGATCGACCGTGGCGACTACAGCAGGCCCGCGTCCTCGGTGAGTCTGTTCCTGGCTGGAGCCGCGCATGACGAGGAACTCGGCAGGGAAGCGAACCTCGACATGGAGTGGCACAAGCCCTTCCACGACTTGCTGAAGCGAGCCGTGGAGGCCGGCTACGGCGACCACAGCATCTCCGCCCTGACAGAGATACTCAAGAACCCGGCGCCGACCGCCTGA
- a CDS encoding helix-turn-helix domain-containing protein: protein MRKRSYTCGLDAAIDVMGGKWKGLILFWLGEGPLRFGELRRTVAGISERMLILHLRELEASGLVHREVHHQVPPKVEYSLTGFGHSLLTALTPLGQWGEDHMERLEALREPGTREDSRDHHGDAPAP, encoded by the coding sequence GTGCGGAAGCGGAGTTATACCTGCGGCCTGGACGCTGCCATCGACGTCATGGGAGGAAAGTGGAAGGGATTGATCCTGTTCTGGCTCGGCGAGGGGCCGCTGCGCTTCGGCGAGTTACGCCGAACGGTGGCCGGCATCAGTGAGCGGATGCTGATCCTGCATCTGCGAGAGTTGGAGGCCAGTGGCCTGGTGCACCGCGAGGTCCATCACCAGGTGCCGCCGAAGGTGGAGTACTCACTGACCGGATTCGGCCACTCGCTCCTTACCGCTCTCACTCCCCTCGGCCAGTGGGGCGAGGACCACATGGAGCGTCTCGAAGCCCTGCGTGAGCCGGGCACCCGGGAAGACAGCCGAGATCACCACGGCGACGCCCCGGCCCCCTGA
- a CDS encoding DUF1778 domain-containing protein, which translates to MSDPKAMNLRFPDPAQRAAIAAAAKQAGVSMQEYILSAAYDRATAVEQRFLEGFKASMARSGAAFAAEPSGIDVSAEQRAIEQEALRELEQKERGHAA; encoded by the coding sequence ATGTCGGATCCCAAAGCGATGAATCTGCGCTTCCCCGATCCCGCGCAGCGGGCGGCCATCGCGGCGGCCGCCAAGCAAGCGGGGGTCAGCATGCAGGAGTACATCCTCTCGGCCGCCTACGACCGGGCGACCGCGGTGGAGCAGCGGTTCCTGGAGGGCTTCAAGGCCTCCATGGCCCGCAGCGGCGCGGCCTTCGCAGCCGAGCCCAGCGGCATCGACGTCAGCGCTGAGCAGCGGGCGATCGAGCAGGAGGCGCTGCGGGAGCTTGAGCAGAAAGAGCGGGGCCACGCCGCGTGA
- a CDS encoding fic family toxin-antitoxin system, toxin component has protein sequence MSEQEPLHPLDVTFLLHAAELLEGDPQVDDFGPLYAAVARVNARAMERDIYGSLHLKAAALLHTLAKLPCLEHSNESFAWHTTEAYLALNAHALDYPPKAAVALVRDTAAGALGVARIARQLRDWTTP, from the coding sequence GTGAGCGAGCAGGAACCCCTCCACCCCCTCGACGTCACGTTCCTGCTGCACGCCGCCGAGCTGCTCGAAGGTGATCCACAGGTCGACGACTTCGGGCCGCTGTATGCGGCCGTCGCCCGGGTCAACGCCCGAGCGATGGAACGGGACATCTACGGATCGCTGCACCTCAAGGCCGCCGCCCTGCTGCACACCCTGGCGAAGCTGCCGTGCCTGGAACACTCGAACGAGTCCTTCGCCTGGCACACGACCGAGGCCTACCTCGCCCTCAACGCACACGCCCTCGACTACCCGCCCAAGGCAGCCGTCGCGCTCGTACGTGACACGGCTGCGGGAGCGCTCGGCGTCGCCCGGATCGCTCGGCAATTGCGCGATTGGACTACCCCCTGA
- a CDS encoding aldo/keto reductase — MALVEHIATLAQAKEATPGQVALAWLLARHPTIVPIPGTRRIARIEENTGATELPLSADELSDLNELAGRVGVQGDRYNEHHMSLVDK, encoded by the coding sequence GTGGCCCTCGTCGAGCACATCGCGACACTCGCGCAGGCCAAGGAGGCCACCCCGGGGCAGGTCGCGCTCGCCTGGCTGCTCGCGCGGCATCCGACGATCGTTCCGATTCCCGGAACGCGGCGCATCGCGCGCATCGAGGAGAACACCGGCGCCACGGAACTGCCGCTGTCCGCCGACGAACTGTCGGACCTCAACGAACTGGCCGGCCGGGTCGGGGTGCAGGGGGACCGCTACAACGAACACCACATGTCGCTGGTCGACAAGTAG
- a CDS encoding 2'-5' RNA ligase family protein: MRTVELLLDEAAELVVRDAWRRLADAGLPSQARHRSPTNSPHLTLVACPELTAPIRWELAEVAAVLPLPVRFTGLVRFERPTSVLAWALDLDPALAGLHRRVWEAVASDSRAEALNPLHQPGGWSPHITLGRTRRAGAFADRRVPELLPAPPLSAWLTTLRSYDTQTGALEVLEPRP, encoded by the coding sequence GTGCGCACGGTCGAGCTCCTGTTGGATGAGGCGGCAGAGCTGGTGGTTCGGGATGCCTGGCGGCGGCTCGCGGACGCGGGGCTGCCCAGTCAGGCGCGCCACCGCTCACCGACCAACAGCCCGCACCTCACCCTGGTTGCCTGCCCGGAGTTGACCGCGCCGATTCGCTGGGAGCTCGCCGAGGTGGCCGCGGTCCTGCCGCTGCCGGTGCGGTTCACCGGCCTGGTCCGTTTCGAGCGGCCCACCTCGGTGTTGGCCTGGGCGCTGGACCTCGACCCCGCGTTGGCCGGTCTGCACCGCCGGGTGTGGGAGGCGGTGGCCTCGGACAGCCGAGCCGAGGCCCTCAATCCCCTGCACCAACCCGGGGGCTGGAGCCCGCACATCACCCTGGGCCGGACCCGGCGGGCCGGTGCCTTCGCTGACCGGCGGGTCCCCGAACTGCTGCCGGCGCCGCCGCTGTCGGCCTGGCTCACCACTCTGCGCAGCTACGACACCCAGACCGGCGCCCTGGAGGTGCTGGAGCCCCGCCCCTGA
- a CDS encoding alpha/beta hydrolase, with protein sequence MRLTSETSFDGVLEELFLLGDIPGVLWTPDGADGPRPLIAMGHGGGQNKKAPGIVERARRFVAECGFAVVAVDAPSHGDRPEHEEFTRIATEYEARLDAGEGLAPLIADFEALVVRQIVPEWQTVLDAVQKLGHVGMGPVGYWGLSLGCVIGVPLIAAESRVRAAVLGLGGAEVSAETAARITVPVEFLVQWDDERVPRTQSLALFDAFASTEKTLHANPGKHGEVPAFEADSTLRFFTRHLA encoded by the coding sequence ATGCGCCTCACCTCTGAGACGTCCTTCGACGGCGTTCTTGAAGAGCTCTTCCTCCTCGGCGACATCCCTGGCGTGCTATGGACTCCTGATGGTGCCGACGGGCCCCGCCCCCTGATCGCGATGGGCCACGGCGGCGGTCAGAACAAGAAAGCCCCTGGCATCGTGGAGCGTGCGCGCCGTTTCGTGGCCGAGTGCGGTTTCGCCGTGGTGGCGGTCGATGCGCCCAGCCACGGTGACCGGCCGGAACACGAGGAGTTCACCCGGATCGCGACCGAGTACGAGGCCCGGCTTGACGCCGGTGAGGGGCTGGCCCCGCTGATCGCCGACTTCGAGGCACTCGTTGTCCGCCAGATCGTGCCGGAATGGCAGACAGTACTCGACGCGGTCCAGAAGCTCGGTCATGTCGGCATGGGCCCAGTTGGCTACTGGGGTCTGTCGCTGGGCTGCGTGATCGGTGTCCCGCTCATTGCCGCCGAGTCCCGGGTCCGGGCGGCGGTGCTGGGCCTGGGCGGTGCTGAGGTGTCAGCCGAGACCGCCGCGCGGATCACCGTCCCGGTGGAGTTCCTCGTGCAGTGGGACGATGAGCGAGTGCCACGGACCCAGAGCCTGGCACTGTTCGACGCCTTCGCCTCGACCGAGAAGACGCTGCACGCCAACCCCGGCAAGCACGGTGAGGTCCCGGCATTCGAGGCAGACAGCACGCTGCGATTCTTCACCCGGCACCTTGCCTGA
- a CDS encoding TetR/AcrR family transcriptional regulator, whose translation METRTSTAASATTAGVTAPLGLREAKKQETRQLISDHATRLFIEQGFENTTIAEIAAASRVAKKTVTNYFARKEDLALDHQDEFSATLARAVTSRRPGESALAALRRAFEAAVAAQDPVAGFAGAEFSRMITDSPTLSACLRHLHDQREQALAEALAEAVGAQPDDITVRTVAALLGAAHRVLFQRIQDLTLAGHTNEEIAKTIAKEAACAFDLLEPAINDYAIA comes from the coding sequence ATGGAAACGAGGACGAGCACCGCAGCGAGTGCCACCACAGCCGGCGTCACCGCCCCGCTGGGCCTGCGGGAAGCGAAGAAGCAGGAGACGCGACAGCTGATCTCCGACCACGCGACACGGCTCTTCATCGAGCAGGGCTTCGAGAACACCACCATCGCCGAGATCGCGGCGGCCTCCCGCGTCGCGAAGAAGACGGTGACCAACTACTTCGCGCGCAAAGAGGACTTGGCCCTCGACCACCAGGACGAGTTCAGTGCCACGCTGGCGCGTGCTGTGACCTCCCGCCGCCCTGGGGAGTCCGCCCTCGCGGCGCTTCGCCGTGCTTTCGAGGCCGCGGTCGCGGCGCAGGACCCGGTCGCCGGATTCGCCGGCGCGGAGTTCTCCCGCATGATCACCGACAGCCCCACCTTGTCGGCGTGCCTGCGTCACCTGCACGACCAGCGCGAGCAGGCGCTGGCCGAGGCGTTGGCCGAGGCCGTCGGCGCGCAGCCGGACGACATCACCGTACGCACGGTCGCCGCCCTGCTCGGCGCCGCGCACCGCGTCCTGTTCCAACGCATCCAGGACCTGACCCTGGCCGGGCACACCAACGAGGAGATCGCCAAGACCATCGCGAAGGAGGCGGCATGCGCCTTCGACCTTCTCGAACCGGCCATCAATGACTACGCCATCGCCTGA
- a CDS encoding VOC family protein, which produces MRITASTVSLTVEDITASRRFFTEHLGYREQAAAEGFTSLTRDDAAVDLVLLRRGLDVLPPDQRERHADGLILAFTVTGLEAEERRLRSEGVDITMPLREEPWGERLFQVTDPNGVIVQFVEWITPDHS; this is translated from the coding sequence TTGAGGATCACCGCCTCCACCGTCTCCCTCACAGTCGAAGACATCACGGCCTCCCGCAGGTTCTTCACCGAGCACCTCGGCTACCGGGAACAGGCCGCGGCCGAAGGATTCACCTCCCTCACCCGTGACGATGCCGCCGTCGACCTCGTCCTGCTCCGGCGCGGCCTCGACGTCCTGCCGCCCGACCAGCGCGAACGGCACGCCGACGGACTGATCCTCGCCTTCACCGTCACCGGCCTCGAAGCCGAGGAAAGACGACTGCGTTCCGAAGGCGTCGACATCACGATGCCCCTGCGCGAAGAGCCATGGGGGGAACGACTGTTCCAGGTCACCGACCCCAACGGGGTCATCGTCCAGTTCGTCGAATGGATCACACCCGACCACTCCTGA
- a CDS encoding dihydrofolate reductase family protein — protein sequence MRKLVYYIATTLDGFIAGPDGADPSGPDGFWPIPHDYIQHLVTDYPETLPVHARAALSVTAQGTHFDTVLEGRRSYEIGLEAGLTDAYPHLRHLVFSRTLTESPDPAVELVAGDPVGKVRQLKQEDGKDIWLLGGAELAGALYGEIDQLILKMAPLTIGTGIPLFSDKAAFDPRGWKLTGHTVLDSGAAFVTYVRATGPDTPATGT from the coding sequence ATGCGAAAGCTCGTGTACTACATCGCCACCACGCTGGACGGTTTCATCGCGGGTCCGGACGGCGCCGACCCCTCGGGCCCGGACGGCTTCTGGCCGATCCCCCATGACTACATCCAGCACCTTGTGACGGACTACCCCGAGACCCTGCCCGTCCACGCCCGGGCGGCGCTGTCCGTCACCGCGCAGGGCACGCACTTCGACACCGTCCTGGAAGGACGGCGCAGCTACGAAATCGGTCTCGAAGCCGGCCTCACCGATGCCTACCCCCACCTACGTCACCTGGTCTTCTCCCGGACCCTCACCGAGAGCCCGGACCCGGCCGTCGAGCTGGTCGCCGGTGACCCCGTGGGCAAGGTGCGGCAGCTGAAGCAGGAGGACGGCAAGGACATCTGGCTGCTGGGCGGCGCGGAACTGGCCGGGGCCCTGTACGGCGAGATCGACCAGCTCATCCTCAAGATGGCACCACTGACCATCGGCACCGGAATACCGCTCTTCTCCGACAAGGCCGCCTTCGATCCACGCGGCTGGAAGCTCACCGGCCACACCGTGCTCGACAGCGGCGCGGCCTTCGTCACCTATGTACGCGCCACCGGCCCCGACACCCCGGCCACCGGAACCTGA
- a CDS encoding GNAT family N-acetyltransferase, with protein MIPPAGERKSGTGPVSVRPLSEADLDRADEIFRVAFGTFLGIPEPKTFFGTADYVRTRWATDPQAAFAATVEGEVVASNFAVNWGSVGYFGPLTVHPDLWDQGVGRRLMEPVMDCFETWENRHLGLFTFSHSPKHLELYRRYGFWPRFLTAIMKKQVTGSAAVPGRVLYGELPAAERLDALSLGRTLTGAVFEGLSVEREIVATHAQGLGDTILLQGAGSELDGLAVCHCGAGSEAGEDVCFVKFGAVRPGPEAADRFERLLDACERLAAERGLGQLDAGTNLARQNAYRHMIDRGFRTWLQGVAMHRPNEPGYSHPDAYVIDDWR; from the coding sequence ATGATCCCACCGGCAGGAGAGCGCAAGAGCGGCACGGGCCCTGTGTCGGTCCGCCCGCTGAGTGAGGCGGACCTGGATCGGGCCGACGAGATCTTCAGAGTCGCCTTCGGGACGTTCCTCGGGATTCCCGAGCCGAAGACATTCTTCGGGACCGCCGACTACGTCCGCACCCGCTGGGCGACCGATCCACAGGCGGCCTTCGCGGCGACGGTCGAGGGCGAGGTCGTAGCATCGAACTTCGCCGTCAACTGGGGCAGCGTCGGGTACTTCGGCCCGCTGACCGTACATCCGGACCTGTGGGACCAGGGCGTCGGCAGGCGCCTCATGGAGCCGGTCATGGACTGCTTCGAGACCTGGGAGAACCGACACCTGGGCCTGTTCACCTTCTCGCACAGCCCCAAGCACCTTGAGCTCTACCGCCGGTACGGTTTCTGGCCCCGATTCCTCACAGCCATCATGAAGAAGCAGGTCACAGGCAGTGCCGCGGTCCCCGGCCGAGTGCTGTACGGCGAGCTTCCCGCCGCCGAGCGACTCGACGCCCTGAGCCTTGGTCGCACCCTGACCGGGGCCGTGTTCGAGGGCCTGAGCGTGGAACGCGAGATCGTGGCCACGCACGCCCAGGGACTCGGTGACACCATCCTGCTCCAGGGGGCCGGCTCAGAACTCGATGGCCTGGCCGTCTGCCACTGCGGAGCCGGGTCGGAGGCCGGAGAAGACGTGTGCTTCGTCAAATTCGGCGCCGTGCGTCCCGGCCCGGAAGCCGCCGACCGGTTCGAACGACTGCTCGACGCGTGCGAGCGGCTGGCCGCCGAGCGCGGCCTGGGACAACTGGACGCCGGAACGAACCTGGCCCGCCAGAATGCCTACCGCCACATGATCGACCGCGGTTTCCGCACCTGGTTGCAGGGCGTCGCCATGCACAGGCCCAACGAACCCGGCTACAGCCACCCCGACGCCTACGTGATCGACGACTGGCGCTGA
- a CDS encoding sugar phosphate isomerase/epimerase produces the protein MTPRFATDIITFYHPDFWGLPSTEAVHDWALENPERFWTRVMDALDEAGITGIELTFAPGDIDSALRAFGSAPALRRELAARGLSVVSAFIADGDTPDWRHGDDLRGIVADAERRAAFLADVGAELLVTGLPMRTTYGTRPPFFVDAAYMSRMADIAHVVGEAVSRHGVKLAFHTESNSTLWYERDIDLFMALTDPRYVWLCPDSCHIALGGGDPVAVARRHLPRIGLAHWKDAVGPIDVELTIDETVFAHQQPYMTTLGTGIVDWPAWADAMSRTPGAGTVLIELDEAADPVAALRAGKALAKEWIGAQPRCPGTLVTGDTP, from the coding sequence ATGACACCGCGCTTCGCGACCGACATCATCACCTTCTACCACCCGGACTTCTGGGGCCTTCCGTCCACGGAGGCGGTACACGACTGGGCCCTTGAGAATCCGGAGCGCTTCTGGACGCGAGTGATGGACGCCCTCGACGAGGCCGGAATCACCGGCATCGAACTGACCTTCGCCCCCGGTGACATCGACTCGGCCCTGCGTGCCTTCGGCAGCGCGCCCGCGCTCCGCCGCGAGCTGGCGGCTCGGGGCCTGTCCGTCGTGAGCGCCTTCATCGCCGACGGCGACACCCCCGACTGGCGGCACGGTGACGACCTCCGGGGCATCGTGGCCGACGCCGAACGGCGCGCGGCCTTCCTCGCCGACGTCGGAGCAGAACTCCTCGTGACCGGACTGCCGATGCGGACGACGTACGGCACTCGCCCGCCGTTCTTCGTCGACGCCGCCTACATGAGCAGGATGGCCGACATCGCCCACGTGGTCGGCGAAGCCGTGTCCCGGCACGGCGTGAAGCTCGCCTTCCATACCGAGTCCAACAGCACCCTCTGGTACGAGCGGGACATCGACCTGTTCATGGCCCTCACGGACCCCCGCTATGTGTGGCTGTGCCCCGACTCCTGCCACATCGCCCTCGGGGGAGGCGACCCGGTGGCCGTCGCGCGCCGCCACCTTCCGCGTATCGGCCTCGCCCACTGGAAGGACGCGGTGGGGCCGATCGACGTGGAACTCACCATCGACGAGACGGTCTTCGCTCATCAACAGCCCTACATGACGACGCTGGGGACCGGCATCGTGGACTGGCCGGCGTGGGCCGACGCGATGTCCCGCACGCCCGGCGCCGGAACCGTCCTCATCGAACTGGACGAGGCTGCCGACCCGGTGGCCGCGCTGCGCGCGGGAAAGGCCCTGGCGAAGGAGTGGATCGGGGCCCAGCCGCGCTGTCCCGGGACGTTGGTGACGGGCGACACGCCTTGA
- a CDS encoding nucleoside deaminase: protein MIDLAKQYHVALPEWIDDELADVPAVLVGRDDRMRLVHRLADRNWREGSGGPFAALVAERDTGRIVSVGVNVVLASGVSSAHAEVVALGLAQTATAGWDLGRAGQPAHELVVNWRPCVQCYGATMWSGVRGLVVAGEGPELEEITTFDEGPLGADWAGQFEARGIEVVGDVLRDEALAVFRGYRKAVDSADGVVVYNARGGTA, encoded by the coding sequence GTGATCGACCTCGCGAAGCAGTACCACGTGGCCCTGCCGGAGTGGATCGACGACGAACTCGCCGACGTACCCGCCGTGCTCGTGGGCCGCGACGACCGTATGCGCCTGGTCCACCGCCTCGCCGACCGCAACTGGCGCGAGGGCAGCGGCGGCCCGTTCGCGGCGCTCGTCGCCGAGCGTGACACCGGCCGGATCGTCTCGGTCGGCGTGAACGTCGTCCTCGCCTCCGGCGTCTCCAGCGCCCACGCGGAGGTGGTCGCCCTCGGCCTGGCCCAGACGGCGACCGCCGGCTGGGACCTGGGTCGTGCCGGGCAGCCGGCACACGAGCTGGTCGTCAACTGGCGCCCGTGCGTCCAGTGTTACGGCGCCACGATGTGGTCCGGGGTACGCGGCCTCGTCGTGGCCGGTGAAGGTCCCGAACTGGAGGAGATCACCACGTTCGACGAGGGGCCGCTCGGCGCGGACTGGGCGGGGCAGTTCGAGGCGCGCGGCATCGAGGTCGTGGGAGACGTGCTGCGCGACGAGGCACTCGCCGTGTTCCGCGGCTACCGGAAGGCGGTCGACTCCGCGGACGGCGTCGTCGTCTACAACGCCCGCGGAGGCACCGCATGA